The Humulus lupulus chromosome 4, drHumLupu1.1, whole genome shotgun sequence genome has a window encoding:
- the LOC133831359 gene encoding cytochrome P450 93A3-like, with the protein MESFQGYTILFLVWLVSTMLVRAMLSKNRTMVRLPPSPFALPIIGHLHLLGPIPHQAFHKLSNSYGPLIYLSLGSVPCVVVSSPEIAKLFLKTHEAWFSNRPQLSVLEHLSYPLTDFTFAPHGPYWKFMKKLCMSRLLGGQTLNQLLPVRSEEIKRFLKLMGKSAESKEPVEVCKELTKLTNNTITRMIMGKRCSGDDDDNGRIEAENIKELVKERNQLVGRFNLSDFFWFCKTWDLLGFEKKGKGFHEKFDSMIEKIITEHEEARNVRKGRDDIQKDLLDILLDIAEDEDNKSDIRLGRDNIKAFILDIFVAGTGTSAITIEWALAELINHPNIMKKAIEEIDSIVGKARLVEESDIVDLPYIQAITKETLRLHPAGPLILRESTENCTINGYYIPKKTRVYINSWAIGRDLKYWENPLEFKPERFLSEDGSGIINHLDVRGQNFNLLPFGSGRRGCPGTSLALLIIQTSLACMIQCFEWRIFEGLNDKVDVEEGPGLTLVRAHPLICVPVSRFIP; encoded by the exons ATGGAAAGTTTCCAAGGCTACACCATACTTTTTCTGGTTTGGCTAGTCTCCACCATGCTTGTTCGAGCCATGTTGAGCAAAAATAGAACCATGGTTCGTCTTCCACCGAGCCCATTCGCTCTTCCAATCATTGGACACCTTCACCTCCTTGGTCCAATACCACACCAAGCTTTCCACAAGCTCTCAAACAGCTATGGACCCTTGATTTATCTCTCTCTTGGCTCTGTTCCCTGTGTTGTGGTTTCCTCCCCTGAAATAGCCAAGCTGTTCCTTAAGACACACGAAGCTTGGTTCTCAAACAGACCCCAGTTGAGTGTCCTTGAACACCTTTCTTATCCCTTAACTGACTTTACCTTTGCACCGCACGGACCTTACTGGAAGTTCATGAAGAAATTGTGCATGTCTCGGCTTCTTGGTGGCCAAACACTTAATCAGCTTCTTCCAGTTAGGAGTGAAGAAATAAAGAGATTCTTGAAGCTGATGGGCAAAAGTGCCGAGTCAAAGGAACCAGTAGAAGTTTGTAAGGAGCTAACTAAGCTTACAAATAATACCATAACAAGAATGATTATGGGGAAAAGGTGTTCTGGCGATGATGATGATAATGGCCGTATTGAAGCTGAGAACATAAAGGAGCTGGTCAAGGAGAGAAACCAACTTGTTGGGAGATTTAATTTGTCCGATTTTTTTTGGTTCTGTAAAACCTGGGATTTGCTAGGATTTGAGAAAAAAGGCAAAGGGTTTCATGAAAAGTTTGACTCTATGATAGAGAAGATCATAACAGAGCACGAAGAAGCTAGGAATGTGAGAAAGGGAAGAGATGACATTCAAAAGGACTTGCTTGATATTTTGCTCGATATAGCAGAAGATGAAGATAACAAGTCAGATATCAGATTAGGGAGAGATAATATTAAGGCATTTATTCTG GACATATTTGTAGCTGGTACAGGGACATCTGCCATAACTATAGAATGGGCACTAGCAGAGCTGATAAACCACCCAAACATTATGaaaaaagcaatagaagaaatagATAGCATAGTTGGGAAAGCCAGACTAGTAGAGGAGTCAGACATTGTTGACCTTCCATATATTCAAGCTATAACAAAAGAGACACTGAGGCTTCACCCAGCTGGGCCACTAATACTCAGAGAATCAACTGAAAACTGCACCATTAATGGATACTATATTCCTAAAAAGACCCGTGTGTATATTAATTCATGGGCTATTGGTAGAGATCTTAAGTATTGGGAAAATCCACTTGAGTTTAAACCAGAGAGGTTCCTAAGTGAAGATGGGAGTGGAATTATCAACCATCTGGATGTGAGGGGACAAAACTTCAATCTTTTGCCGTTTGGGAGTGGAAGAAGAGGGTGTCCCGGAACTTCACTTGCTTTGTTGATCATTCAAACAAGTCTTGCTTGTATGATTCAGTGCTTTGAGTGGAGGATTTTTGAAGGGCTTAATGACAAGGTTGATGTTGAGGAGGGACCTGGGCTCACTCTTGTTAGGGCTCATCCCTTAATTTGTGTTCCAGTTTCTAGGTTCATCCCTTAA